The Arcobacter roscoffensis genome segment CCACCTGAACTTAAAATTGAGCTATTAAGTCCTAACATTAATGCACCACTTGCTATTGTAGCCCACATAGCCGGAGCACCTATATATTTATAGATTTTATATTCTTGAATTTTCACTATTTCAACATACTCTTTTTTATCAGAGTTTTCAACATGATAAACAAATAGTCTTGGTAAATAAAATAGCATTGCCATCCATGACATAAATGCTACAACATGAAAAGTAAGTATCCAAGTATAATATTCCAAAATGATTCCTTCTATTTTATATTTTTGATTTTTTCTAACCAATCATTTAAGGTTTTTTCAAAACCTATATTTAAACTTTCATATAGTTCTAAGGGTTTATCTAGATATTGTTGTTCTACATATCCACCATAATCATGAGGATATTTATATCCTACATGTTGTGAATCTAAATGCTTTGGTATTTCTAGTATTCTACCATTTTTAACTTCACTAAGGGCTTTATTTATCGCTTTATATGCACTATTTGACTTAGGAGAGCTTGCTAGGTAAATAATACATTGACCCAATATTATCCTTGATTCTGGATAGCCTATTTTATTGCAAGCTTGCATTGTACTTACTGCTAAATTTAAAGCATTGGGATTTGCATTCCCTATATCTTCACTAGCAAAAATCACAAGTCTTCTTGTAATAAAGTCTACACTCTCCCCTCCATTTATTAGTCTTGCCAAGTAGTATAGTGCTGCATCTACATTTGATCCTCTAATAGATTTTATCATAGCACTTGCTAAGTCATAGTGAGTATCAGAAGATGATACTCCATCCCCTATTACATTCTCTCTTAACTCTTTTAGTAAAGATACATCAATATTTTTTGATACTTTATATGAAAAGTTTAAAAGTGTAAGCATAGCTCGAGCATCACCACTACTAGATATCATTAGATACTCTTTAGCTTCATTTGATAAGTTTATATCCACTTCATTTGTAGCAATTAAAAGTATTCTTTCCATTTCAATTTTTGTAAATGCTTTAAATTCATAAAGAAAAGATCGTGATCTTATTGCATTTGTAAGAGTAAAAAATGGATTTTCAGTACTAGCACCAATAATAATAGCATCATAGTTTTCCATTATTGGAAGTAAAACTTCTTGTTGGTTTTTTGATAATCTATGTACTTCATCTATAAAAACTAAGGGTTTAATCAAAGCATTTTTATATCTATCAAATACTTTCCTTAAGTCTTCAACCTTTATAGATGTAGCATTGAAATAGTAATAATCAGTGTTTATTTCTTTTGCAATAATTTTTGCTAGTGTAGTTTTTCCAGTTCCAGGTTTTCCATAAAAAAATAAGTGGGGTATATCTTTTTTCTTGATAAGTTTATAGAGGGCTTTGTCTTTTGATATTATATGAGATTGACCAACAAAAGTTTCTAAACTTGTTGGTCTTAGTTTATTTGCTAGATCTGTCATCTTCGTTTAAAAAATGTCTTAGGTTTCTATACTCATCTCTTGTTAAGAATCTTGATTTTCCAGTTGGTAGGTTATTTAGTGATACTCCACCAAATTCTAATCTTTTTAAATCTAAAACATCTAATCCAAAGTGTCCAAAGAATCTTCTTAATTCTCTATTTTTTCCTTCATTAATTACTACTTTAATTCTAGAAAAATTTGATTCATTTCTTTGAATATCATAAGCTAAGAAAGGTTTAAAAGTCATTTCTTTAATTTTTGAGTTTTTGTGTGCCCCAAGACTTGCATCTTCAAGTTCTAAACCATTTTGCATAGCATCTTCAACTTGTTTGCTGATTTCACCATTTACTTTGATTTTATATACTCTTTCAAGATTAGAATGTACTAGTGCATTTAAGGCTTCTACAGAGTCCGTTAAAAGCAATAAACCTTCACTGGCATAGTCAAGTCTACCTACAGGTAAAAAGTGTTTATATTTCTTCCCTAATGAATCAAAAATAGTTTTTCTTCCTTGTGGATCATTTTTAGAAACAATCTCACCTTTTGGTTTATTATAAACTATTGCTGTGATTAATTTATCTTTTTCATGTTTAACATTTTGCTTACCAATTTGAACTTTATCACTTGGTAAAACTTTTGTAGCTAAGTTACTTATAACTTTGCCATTAACTTTAACTTTACCCTCTTCTATTAGCTTATCAGCTTCTCTTCTTGAAAAGTTACTATTATGAGATATAAACTTGTTAAGTCTTACAGGTTCAGTAGATTCTTCTTTCGTACTGATCCAGTTATTGTTTTCTTTCATTATTTTATTCCTGCTTCAATTAGGTCATGTATATGTAATACACCTACAAGCTCATCATTCTCTTGAGTAACTACTAATAGTTGAATTTTGTAATCTTCAATAATAGATAATGCATCACTAGCTAATAAGTTCTTGTTTTTTAATGTTCTAGGATTTAGCGTTGCTATGTCTTCTACATTACAATCTAAACTAAAACTTTCATTCATTAGAGCTCTTCTTAAGTCACCATCACTTAATAAACCTATAACCTTGTTATTATCTATGATAATAACATTTCCAAGTCTTCCTTCACTCATTACAACAATTGCATCTTTTAGTTTAGTTTCACGTGAAACTATTGGAAGATTTTCTTTTCTTAGTAAGTCATCAACTTTTACAAAAAGTTTTTTCCCTAAGCTACCACCTGGATGAAATGATGCAAAGTCTTCTTTTTTAAAGTCTCTTTTTTTCATAAGACATACTGCAAGTGCATCACCCATTGCCATTGTCAATGTAGTTGACGATGTAGGTGCTGTATCAAGTGGACATGCTTCTTTTTCAACACTGATATTTATA includes the following:
- a CDS encoding replication-associated recombination protein A, with protein sequence MTDLANKLRPTSLETFVGQSHIISKDKALYKLIKKKDIPHLFFYGKPGTGKTTLAKIIAKEINTDYYYFNATSIKVEDLRKVFDRYKNALIKPLVFIDEVHRLSKNQQEVLLPIMENYDAIIIGASTENPFFTLTNAIRSRSFLYEFKAFTKIEMERILLIATNEVDINLSNEAKEYLMISSSGDARAMLTLLNFSYKVSKNIDVSLLKELRENVIGDGVSSSDTHYDLASAMIKSIRGSNVDAALYYLARLINGGESVDFITRRLVIFASEDIGNANPNALNLAVSTMQACNKIGYPESRIILGQCIIYLASSPKSNSAYKAINKALSEVKNGRILEIPKHLDSQHVGYKYPHDYGGYVEQQYLDKPLELYESLNIGFEKTLNDWLEKIKNIK
- a CDS encoding KpsF/GutQ family sugar-phosphate isomerase produces the protein MNFNEIIKDVLLTEAKEIEKAAANLSFDIDKAVDMIINSKGKLIITGVGKSGLVGSKIAATLASTGTSSFFLHPTEAMHGDLGMIGENDIVLGISYSGESEELVQILPHLKRFNIPLIAMAKNENSTLAKYSDIFINISVEKEACPLDTAPTSSTTLTMAMGDALAVCLMKKRDFKKEDFASFHPGGSLGKKLFVKVDDLLRKENLPIVSRETKLKDAIVVMSEGRLGNVIIIDNNKVIGLLSDGDLRRALMNESFSLDCNVEDIATLNPRTLKNKNLLASDALSIIEDYKIQLLVVTQENDELVGVLHIHDLIEAGIK
- a CDS encoding pseudouridine synthase; this translates as MKENNNWISTKEESTEPVRLNKFISHNSNFSRREADKLIEEGKVKVNGKVISNLATKVLPSDKVQIGKQNVKHEKDKLITAIVYNKPKGEIVSKNDPQGRKTIFDSLGKKYKHFLPVGRLDYASEGLLLLTDSVEALNALVHSNLERVYKIKVNGEISKQVEDAMQNGLELEDASLGAHKNSKIKEMTFKPFLAYDIQRNESNFSRIKVVINEGKNRELRRFFGHFGLDVLDLKRLEFGGVSLNNLPTGKSRFLTRDEYRNLRHFLNEDDRSSK